aacaaaacaaaacaaatgcaaAAGCCGTATATACATTTGCTTTTGTCACCCAAGCTAATATAGTTTTCAGTTTTCACATGAGTTTTTGTTTCCTTGCAATCATAGAGTTCTCCGCCCAAAAAACTGAATTTTCTACAGCATTTTATTTTAACCTTTTTCAGAGCACTTCTTGTACCATGTTTTGACAACGACTTTCCTTTGCCGTTCTGTCGAAAAATAAGTAGCAAAACAACAAAAGCAAAGAAGATTTGGTTgaatagaaattttttttatttggaaaCAAAAATTTAAGGTAAAAAAGATGGTGACTCGATCAGTCTAAGGGTCTGTTTAGTTCGAAGGAAATAAAAGGGTGGTGAGGGAATTtagaacttataaaaaaataattaaatttactttattttagtttttattcatgAAATCATGGGTTATTCATTAGTTATCATAATAATTTTCCCCTCTTATCACTTTCAACTCTTTCTAGATCTCTTCCATTCCACACGACTCTCTCTCTATTAAACCTTTACCTCTCTAATAGCTAAGAAATTTATTCAAACAACACTACATTCCTATAATCTTTCATGGcttccaacaacaacaacaacaacattaaaatcCATGAACACTTCAAAGTTGTTCCTCCACCATCATCAACCCAAACATCAACAACACCTCTCACTTTCTTTGACATATTTTGGCTAAGGTTTCATCCGGTAGAAAGAATCTTCTACTACACCCTCCCAAATTCACAATCACACCCTTCTTTTTTCTACCAAAATATTGTTCCAAAACTCAAAACCTCACTTTCTTTAACCCTCCAACACTTTCTACCTTTAGCCGGTAAAATCATTTGGCCTTCTGATTCTCCCAAACCATTCATCCAATTCAATCctaatgatgatgatggtgttTCCTTACTCATTGCAGAGTCTGATTTAGATTTTAACCATGTGATTGAAAACTCACCCCATGAAACTTCTTTGTCGAATTCTTTTGTACCTCACTTAGAATCAACAGATTCTTTTGCTTCTGTTATCTCATTTCAAATAACCCTTTTTCCAAAAAGTGGTTTTTCCATTGGAATAAGCACACATCATGCTGTTCTTGATGGAAAATCTTCAACTATGTTCCTCAAAGCTTGGGCTTATATATGCAACAAAATCATTGAAACCGAAGAATCGCCAATTTTGTTGCCAAAGTTAGAACCTTCATTCGACAGGGAAATCAAAGATCAAAATGGACTCGGTGATACATTCGCAAGTAACTGGATTGAGATCATGGCAAAAATGTTCCCAGATGAAAAAGGAAACGAACGATGCTTGAAGATTTTTCCTTTTCAACCAAAACTAGATGACTATGTTCGTGCTACGTTCGAGCTCACACGAGAAGATTTGAGTAAGATAAAGCAAATGGTGTTAACTGTTATCCAAATGGGAAATATTTGATACAAATGACTCAAAGCCCCAAACACTGTCATCTTTTGTTCTCACTTGTGCTTATTCGCTCGTTTGTCTTGCAAAAGcgattcatggagttgaaaaggagaaagaaaaatttgcttttggGTTCACCGTTGATTGTAGAGCAAGGTTAGAGCCACCAATAACAAATAACTATTTTGGAAATTGTGTATGGGGACACTTAATTGATACAAAACCATGTGATTTCATAAAAGAAGATGGAGTTTTTTTAGTTGCTAAGAGCATTCATGAGAAAATAGTGATGATAAACGAAAAGGGTGCTCTTGAAGGAACTAATGGTGCTTTTGATAAATATACTTCTATGACAAGTAAAGGAATTGAAATTATAGGAGTGGCGGGGTCTAATAGATTTGGTGTTTATGAGATTGATTTTGGTTGGGGAAGGCCGGAAAAGGTGGAGATAGTATCAGTTGATAGAGGTTTAACCATTGGTTTGGCTGAGAGCAAAAATGGCAAAGGTGGAATTGAAGTTGGGTTGGTTCTTAATAGACATGCCATGGATCTCTTTACCACTTTGTTTCTTGAAGGTTTGCATTAATTGATTGAAGAACAAGTGCAACATGCCCGAAGAATTTTTGGTTTGTATTTCAAATATAAGAGTTAGTGAGTTTTCTTACTTGAGTTACGttttaaatgaatttattttgtaatttgtttTAGTGGTagcaaatatttattttgaataaattgattttataagTTAACAAGTGcccactgtttagcattttcctaagtTTAAATAAGCTTAATATGTTTtaaataagtttaaattttatcatGAATATGTAGGCTATATAGTGTTTAACTTGTTTGTGCCTTTTATATTGCAGAGGTAGGAAATTAACTTCTAGCGGTCGAAGGGATCTTGACCAAGTTGCTGGGCAGATGGAGGTTGCAGCTTGATTATTGGAAAACGATGGTGCATTATAGTGTTCTCTAGGATTTACTATTTCTGAGATAGCATTGATGAATAGAGCAGCTTGCTCAGTGTTTGACATCTTGTAATTTCTTTATTTGAGCATATCCCTTATTCTTGTCCTAAATTTTGGATGGCCAAGTTTTCATTCAAATTCTGAGAGTAGCTTTATTATTATCTTGTTTTCAAACATGTGGAAATTGAAGGGAACATCTGTTTAAACCAAACAAGCATTTTGTTGGATTGATGATTTAGTTATAAAAGATGATTTTAAGATAATGGGCTATTTGCTTTTCTGGTGTTTTTTGGCTCATGTTCAGATCTTTAGATTTTGCTGTAGGCGTTTTCTAGGGGTGTGAGCTGCCTGCGTTTCTGTTGTATTTTGCTGCTGTTTTGATCTGTAGGTTCTGGGGCGGCCTTCGCTGGGTATAGGGGGCAGGCCTGACCTTGTAATTTTAGGGGAGCAAGTCTGTACTTTATTTTTGGTAGCTTCTCTAGTACCTCTTGTGCTAGAGGTAGccttaataatattttgctgattcaaaaaaaaaatagataatgGCTATGGAGCCAGAGAAAAGTGTCTTATTTAAGTTGTGcctggttaaaaaaaattataaattatgttAAAGAATCCTATGTTCATACTATATATGAAGTTTATGTTACATCTTCTACTACTTATACCCACACTTTGCATGAGAGTTTCAAGAATTGCAGGTGTAACATTCAAATAAAAAGCCTCCGAATCAAGATACTCAAAAGAGACTCAAGAGGCTGTAATTGGCTAAACTTGCAAGCTATACAAATTTGTTCTGTTATTCTTTCCCTGGGAATGCTACCATTTTGAAAGAGGATAATCCCAGCACAGTGAGCAATATCAAATTTCCAATTGTGGAAGGTATAGGGCCAGAGAGACAGATTCcttggaggaagaagaagataacATAATTGATCAGACTTCCAATAAATTGTTTTCCTAGATTATTTTTCCATTCCTACAGAAATAAGACTATATTATGTTTACACATTAAAAGTTTTCAATTGTTTTGTAAAAGTAAACATTTAATTCCAGCAGTAACAAAACATTTTATTGATTGATCAAATGAATTGATGCTCAAGCTTCAATCTTTTTAAACACTGTACAAAAGACCAAAGCCTGTGCAACTAAATTGGTTGCAATGTAGATAAATTCAACATTATTCAGAGAAAAGGATGAAAAGAACATATTCACTACAAAATTAACATCAAAAGGTGACTTGGGAAGCTTAGTTAAGGCAGGAGGAGTATGAGTTCATGCCACTCCATGATGATGAGCTGCTGCTGCATTTCACCTTCTTATGAAACTTGGGTTCTTTAGGTAGAGTAGGACACTTCATTGATCTTAttcatacaaaaataataacataagAGACATATTCCGAAGAAAAATCTACTAAGGCTCACCAATAAATGCAACTTTAAATCATTAATCGCGTTACTAGATAAATCCTCACCTCCTTGGGATAAAGGGTCTGTCAAAATATGGCATAGGTTGTGCTTTTGGAACAAGCTCCTTCCGCAACCttttgatttcttcttcttctgccAACTTTAGTTGCGAGCACACAAGAAATCATCAGTATTTAATGAAAGAAAGCATAGAAAcatgaatatataaatagtAGTGTGTGTACCTTCTGTTGTCTCTCCTTTTCCAATTTATATTGCTCTATTAAGAGCAATTTTTCTGCCACCTGCATAATTAACATTCATCAAAATCTTGTTTATATTTCCTACAATTCACATATTCCATAAATGTAGAGAGGTCCATTATTCATAAATCTATGAAATCAAGAAAAAACCAAAGTCAATAATACACAAAATCTTGATAAAGTACAACAATGAGGAGAAAATGAGGAAAGAATAGGCACCTGTTCATCAAACTCGGCGCGACCCAATGCCCGCATATCAGTATGAAGCTTCAGGTCAACAGGTATTGTAATTTCTTTGACCGGAGGCTTTGCCAAGCACTGTTACATTAGCACCAAAAGAATGTCAAACATCGTGTATCATTATAGCAAACATAGGACCATATATATGGCACTTAATTATAGTGAACTTTTGTGTTTTGGACTACAACATGGTCATACAACACTCAAACAAAGTACTTTTCATTACATAGCAAAACGGCCTTACCTCGGGTTCATCTGTTGTCCAAGGAAGACCTTGTGCAACAGGAATCCTTTGTTTCTCTTCTTCTGTCTTCATCTGTTGTACCTTTTGTTCAAATACCTCCTCTTTAACCTTTCCCCTTTGCTACATTGATATTCCATAAACGAATGTCATAATCCAAACTCTTTGGttaaacaacaataataatatataactttAGAATGATCAATCAATCAATTGTGATGAATTACGTCAGTTCTAAGCTTGAATGGTTCTGGACGGGTGACTTTTGGCAGCTTCTTTCTCAACCTCCTCGTTCCCCCAACAGTGGTCGTTGATGATTCCAAGCTCtgcaaaattcattcaaattatattccaaaactCTTAACTGATTAAtatatcattaattaataattatactgCATTGTTGTTGATGAACAAATAACTTACATTTCTCCTGCTGCTTCTACCCCCTCTAGAAGTCAAACTGCAACATGTTGTAGAGAGATAATAACAAACATCAAACAACATAACACTGAAAATAGCACTCACTCATTCACGAGTATATAACTtaaaacattcataaattaaataaaagagtTAGCTTATTTATGCTCAAATAGTCCTTGAAAAATTCACATACAATAACAATCAAGCTTCATCCCACTAATCGGGGTTGACTTATTTATGCCCAAAATGTTCTATCATATACCAATTTCCATCCAACTCATTAATCTCTAAATCTCTCTTATAAAACTCATCTATTAAATTAAAACTTAGCTTATTTGTGATCAGTAGCTATCCAATAACCCTTGAAAAAAGTTGATTTTCTGTCAAAACTAATCAAATCATAATTGGTAGTATTCAATTGCAATCAAAATAAgccatttgaaaaaaaatcaattttttctctcaatatAATCAAAACTAAACACTTGGATTAAGCAGAATCAAACAAACCTGCCACGCGATCCATCCCAAGAAG
This genomic interval from Trifolium pratense cultivar HEN17-A07 linkage group LG6, ARS_RC_1.1, whole genome shotgun sequence contains the following:
- the LOC123890579 gene encoding LOW QUALITY PROTEIN: phenolic glucoside malonyltransferase 1-like (The sequence of the model RefSeq protein was modified relative to this genomic sequence to represent the inferred CDS: deleted 1 base in 1 codon; substituted 1 base at 1 genomic stop codon), yielding MASNNNNNNIKIHEHFKVVPPPSSTQTSTTPLTFFDIFWLRFHPVERIFYYTLPNSQSHPSFFYQNIVPKLKTSLSLTLQHFLPLAGKIIWPSDSPKPFIQFNPNDDDGVSLLIAESDLDFNHVIENSPHETSLSNSFVPHLESTDSFASVISFQITLFPKSGFSIGISTHHAVLDGKSSTMFLKAWAYICNKIIETEESPILLPKLEPSFDREIKDQNGLGDTFASNWIEIMAKMFPDEKGNERCLKIFPFQPKLDDYVRATFELTREDLSKIKQMVXLLSKWEIFDTNDSKPQTLSSFVLTCAYSLVCLAKAIHGVEKEKEKFAFGFTVDCRARLEPPITNNYFGNCVWGHLIDTKPCDFIKEDGVFLVAKSIHEKIVMINEKGALEGTNGAFDKYTSMTSKGIEIIGVAGSNRFGVYEIDFGWGRPEKVEIVSVDRGLTIGLAESKNGKGGIEVGLVLNRHAMDLFTTLFLEGLH